From Heliomicrobium modesticaldum Ice1, a single genomic window includes:
- a CDS encoding PD-(D/E)XK nuclease family protein — translation MSLRFILGRAGTGKSRACLDEIAQELKGSPQGPPLLFLVPEQATFQTERALATMPGLGGTIRAQVFSFRRLAYRVLQEVGGSARIPIGDLGKRMILRNLLEKHKDELRLFHRSAGQPGFADALAGALSELKLYNIDATSLDRCQTEVIERQGAGLLADKLHDLALLYGALKTFLEGKYTDPDDYLHLLAQRIPGSVMLRDAEVWVDGFAGFTPQELSVLAALMSACRRVNVALCLDPTELDEPCDLDDPFFRTRETQAKLLQLAFDRGIVIEKALHLVPAPGQSAPRFQHPELQHLESFYFRRPAPPWLGGTQSLFVCAAANRRSEVEGAAREIIRLCRDQGYRWRDVAVLLRDLESYYDSIESVFSDFGIPLFIDSKRPAPHHPLVELIRSALEAVLRDWAYEPVFRYLKTDLVPLSRGETDRLENYVLAHGIRGRRWRDREPWLFRRRLTLGEDALSEFSDQELAELAEINGARDRARAALASFHKAVVGAKAVRPITAALYQLLVDLKAPEQISCWIAEAEAAGRIEEAHAHRQVWAAVIDLFDQIVESLGETPLDLATYAVVMEAGLDSLKLSLIPPELDQVFVGSLDRSRCPGIRAAFVLGVSEGVLPARPKDDGIFDDKERERIYALTGLELAPGSRRRLFDEEYHIYVALTRASERCYLSYPLADAEGRAQLPSSVIARVRELFPQVTERTWLLEPGSLPTGAGLSGSAFAGAATAETAAMAQTALAARTTKEAAMSAVERELAEEYIVHPARSLSYLIPSLREALARRPVPLVWWAVYSWLAERPAWRELLARVLSGLWHKNREQDLPKPVSRRLFGDPLRASVSRIERFLACPFSHFISHGLRLKERRIFRLAAPDLGEFFHAALKQFGERLRRDRLDWGALPREELFRLTGEVVSDLAPQLQNEILLSTARHRYLTGRLQQTLSRAVIVLGEHARRGQFRPLALEVGFGPEELLPPVQVPLTGGRWMDLVGRIDRIDGFFVGDASWLRVIDYKSNRANLKLADIAHGLKLQLLAYLDVALRHGNRLLQGCALGEDRPSSLSAATACHPGGMLYFGICDPLLSTGGPLTRDEAERAILKEAKMCGHVLADPAVVAAMDGQTRQGYSPLIPVGLKKEGGFYSASSVLTMEQFALLRQYLQSIVARVGEAILDGLVSIRPHRRDDRLACSFCPYKSVCQFDLLLQDNDYRLLIDDPPEKIWEKIAAGPKAIFEGVIR, via the coding sequence ATGAGCCTGCGCTTCATCCTGGGACGGGCCGGGACAGGGAAGAGCCGCGCTTGTCTCGATGAGATCGCACAAGAACTGAAAGGGTCTCCCCAAGGTCCGCCGCTGCTGTTTCTCGTTCCCGAGCAAGCCACCTTCCAGACGGAGCGGGCGCTGGCCACCATGCCGGGATTGGGCGGCACGATCCGGGCGCAGGTCTTCAGCTTCCGCCGCCTCGCCTATCGGGTGCTCCAGGAGGTGGGCGGCAGCGCCCGCATCCCCATCGGCGATTTGGGCAAGCGCATGATCCTGCGTAACCTTCTGGAGAAGCACAAGGACGAACTGCGCCTTTTTCACCGTTCCGCCGGTCAGCCCGGCTTCGCCGACGCCCTTGCCGGCGCCTTGTCCGAGCTGAAACTGTACAACATCGACGCCACCAGCTTGGACCGCTGCCAGACCGAGGTGATCGAGCGCCAGGGCGCCGGACTGCTCGCTGATAAGCTCCACGACCTGGCACTCTTGTATGGCGCCTTGAAGACATTTCTGGAAGGTAAGTACACCGATCCCGACGATTATTTGCATCTGTTGGCCCAGCGCATCCCCGGCTCGGTCATGCTCCGCGATGCCGAAGTCTGGGTCGACGGCTTTGCCGGCTTTACCCCCCAGGAGTTGTCTGTCCTGGCGGCGCTCATGTCCGCCTGCCGCCGCGTCAACGTGGCGCTCTGCCTCGATCCGACCGAACTGGATGAACCTTGCGACCTTGACGATCCCTTTTTTCGCACCCGCGAGACTCAGGCCAAGTTGTTGCAGCTGGCCTTTGACCGAGGGATTGTCATCGAAAAAGCGCTCCATCTCGTCCCCGCTCCCGGCCAAAGCGCCCCGCGTTTTCAGCACCCCGAACTGCAGCACCTGGAGTCCTTTTATTTCCGCCGTCCTGCGCCGCCCTGGCTCGGTGGGACGCAAAGCCTCTTCGTCTGCGCCGCCGCCAACCGCCGCAGTGAAGTAGAAGGGGCAGCTCGGGAAATCATCCGCCTCTGCCGCGATCAGGGCTATCGCTGGCGCGACGTGGCGGTCCTCTTGCGCGACCTCGAATCCTACTATGATTCTATCGAGAGCGTCTTCAGCGATTTCGGCATCCCACTCTTCATAGACAGCAAGCGCCCGGCGCCCCACCATCCGCTGGTCGAACTGATCCGGTCGGCCTTGGAGGCGGTCCTGCGCGACTGGGCTTATGAGCCTGTGTTTCGCTACTTAAAAACCGACCTGGTCCCCCTTTCTCGAGGGGAGACAGACCGGTTGGAAAACTACGTGCTGGCTCACGGCATTCGGGGCCGGCGCTGGCGCGATCGGGAGCCCTGGCTTTTTCGCCGCCGCTTGACCCTGGGTGAAGACGCCTTGAGCGAATTCAGCGATCAGGAACTGGCCGAACTGGCCGAGATCAACGGCGCCCGAGACCGGGCCCGCGCCGCCTTGGCCTCTTTTCACAAAGCAGTCGTCGGCGCAAAAGCGGTGCGCCCGATCACGGCGGCCCTCTATCAACTGCTCGTGGACCTGAAGGCGCCTGAGCAGATTTCCTGCTGGATCGCTGAGGCGGAAGCGGCGGGACGGATCGAGGAGGCCCACGCCCACCGGCAGGTCTGGGCAGCCGTCATCGACCTCTTTGACCAGATCGTTGAGTCCTTGGGAGAGACGCCCCTGGATCTCGCCACCTATGCCGTCGTCATGGAAGCAGGCCTGGACAGCTTGAAGCTCAGCCTCATCCCGCCGGAACTCGACCAGGTCTTCGTCGGCAGCCTTGATCGCTCCCGCTGCCCGGGGATCCGGGCCGCCTTCGTCCTCGGTGTATCCGAAGGGGTGCTCCCGGCGCGGCCGAAAGACGACGGCATCTTCGACGACAAAGAGCGCGAGCGCATTTACGCCTTGACTGGCCTCGAACTGGCGCCAGGCAGCCGTCGCCGGCTTTTTGATGAAGAGTACCACATCTATGTGGCCCTCACCCGCGCCAGTGAACGCTGTTACCTCAGCTATCCTCTGGCCGATGCGGAAGGGCGGGCGCAACTGCCCTCTTCGGTGATCGCCCGGGTGCGGGAACTGTTCCCGCAAGTGACGGAACGGACCTGGCTGCTGGAGCCGGGCAGCTTGCCGACAGGCGCCGGCCTTTCAGGCAGCGCTTTTGCAGGGGCTGCAACGGCAGAAACTGCTGCCATGGCTCAAACCGCTTTGGCAGCCCGGACAACAAAAGAGGCAGCCATGAGCGCTGTTGAACGCGAACTGGCCGAGGAATATATCGTCCACCCCGCGCGCAGTCTCTCTTACCTGATCCCCTCCTTGCGGGAGGCCTTGGCCCGTCGTCCGGTGCCGCTCGTCTGGTGGGCGGTCTACTCTTGGCTCGCCGAACGGCCTGCATGGCGGGAGCTTTTGGCGCGGGTGCTTTCCGGTCTCTGGCATAAAAACCGCGAGCAGGACCTGCCGAAGCCCGTCAGTCGCCGCCTTTTCGGCGATCCCTTGCGGGCCAGCGTCTCCCGGATCGAGCGCTTTCTGGCCTGCCCCTTTTCCCATTTTATTTCCCATGGCCTTCGGCTGAAAGAACGGCGGATCTTCCGTCTCGCAGCGCCCGATCTGGGCGAGTTTTTCCATGCCGCCTTGAAGCAGTTCGGCGAGCGACTGCGCCGGGACCGGCTCGATTGGGGCGCTCTTCCCCGGGAGGAACTGTTCCGCCTCACCGGCGAGGTCGTGTCGGACTTGGCGCCGCAACTGCAAAACGAGATCCTGCTCAGCACCGCCCGTCACCGCTATCTGACCGGGCGGTTGCAGCAGACCTTGTCCAGGGCCGTCATCGTCCTTGGCGAACATGCCCGGCGCGGCCAATTTCGGCCTCTGGCCCTGGAGGTCGGCTTTGGACCGGAAGAGCTGCTGCCGCCGGTACAGGTGCCCCTGACGGGCGGACGATGGATGGACCTGGTGGGCCGCATCGACCGCATCGACGGCTTCTTCGTCGGTGACGCGTCCTGGCTGCGCGTCATCGACTACAAGTCCAACCGGGCCAATCTGAAATTGGCCGACATAGCCCACGGCCTGAAGTTGCAACTGCTCGCTTACCTTGACGTGGCGCTGCGCCACGGCAACCGGCTGTTGCAAGGATGCGCCCTTGGCGAGGACAGGCCGTCGTCACTGTCGGCTGCGACGGCCTGTCACCCCGGCGGGATGCTCTACTTCGGCATCTGCGATCCGCTCCTCTCGACAGGTGGCCCCTTGACAAGGGATGAGGCAGAACGGGCCATCCTCAAGGAAGCGAAGATGTGCGGCCATGTCCTCGCCGATCCGGCTGTGGTGGCCGCCATGGACGGTCAAACCCGGCAGGGCTATTCGCCGCTCATCCCGGTGGGCCTGAAAAAAGAAGGCGGCTTCTACAGCGCTTCCTCTGTCTTGACGATGGAACAGTTCGCCCTCCTGCGCCAATACCTGCAGAGCATCGTTGCCCGCGTTGGCGAGGCCATCCTGGATGGGTTGGTCTCCATCCGCCCCCACCGCCGCGACGATCGGCTTGCCTGCAGCTTTTGTCCTTATAAATCGGTCTGCCAGTTTGACCTGCTGCTGCAGGATAACGACTACCGCCTGCTCATTGACGACCCGCCGGAGAAGATCTGGGAAAAAATTGCCGCCGGTCCCAAGGCTATTTTTGAAGGGGTGATCCGATGA
- a CDS encoding 3'-5' exoribonuclease YhaM family protein, with amino-acid sequence MTHASVAAPTDRLMLKDLKHGQAFHDLLVVRRFSLMPYRDAAKGHYLTATLEDRSGKVEARAWDKGEQFAQILKEETVFRIRGQATEYQGAIQLHIHGIEPVDNREIDWGRFLPVTPLDRNQLEANLDSAIAAIANRHLQALLVRLFAEGDIRRAYLCAPAAMTHHQAYIGGLLEHSLGVRATALGLAASVPEADRDLLSAGALVHDIGKIEELQYQSIIGYTVAGNLLGHIVIGINLLDRQIRQLPDFPEELRLRLLHLIASHHGEYEWQSPKRPQTAEALILHYADRFDADMFKVRQALAEAKDGWSPYLKGMERRFYAGIADTSAAKNSFVYNTETSNHSSGERRHHRGGGGERP; translated from the coding sequence GTGACGCACGCATCCGTTGCTGCCCCAACCGACCGCCTCATGCTCAAAGACCTCAAACACGGCCAAGCTTTTCACGACCTCCTGGTTGTTCGCCGTTTTTCCCTGATGCCTTATCGCGATGCCGCCAAGGGGCATTACCTCACGGCCACCTTGGAAGATCGATCAGGCAAGGTGGAGGCGAGAGCCTGGGACAAGGGAGAGCAGTTCGCCCAGATCCTGAAGGAGGAGACGGTCTTTCGTATCCGCGGTCAGGCTACCGAATACCAGGGAGCCATCCAGTTGCATATCCACGGCATTGAACCGGTCGATAATCGGGAGATCGACTGGGGACGGTTCCTGCCCGTGACGCCCTTGGATCGCAACCAACTGGAAGCGAACCTGGACAGCGCCATCGCCGCTATCGCCAATCGCCACCTGCAAGCACTGCTGGTTCGCCTTTTCGCCGAAGGGGACATCCGCCGCGCCTACCTATGCGCCCCGGCGGCGATGACCCACCACCAGGCCTATATCGGCGGTCTCCTGGAGCACTCGCTCGGCGTCCGTGCGACAGCGCTCGGCCTCGCTGCCAGCGTGCCGGAAGCCGATCGGGACCTCCTGAGCGCCGGCGCCCTCGTCCACGATATTGGAAAAATCGAGGAGCTGCAGTATCAGAGCATCATCGGCTACACCGTCGCCGGCAACCTGCTCGGCCATATCGTCATCGGCATCAACCTGCTCGATCGGCAGATCCGCCAGTTGCCGGATTTTCCGGAAGAACTGCGCCTACGACTTCTGCACCTCATCGCCAGCCACCACGGCGAGTACGAGTGGCAATCGCCCAAGCGGCCCCAGACGGCAGAGGCTTTGATCCTCCATTACGCCGACCGCTTCGACGCCGACATGTTCAAGGTGCGCCAAGCCTTGGCCGAAGCGAAGGACGGCTGGTCTCCCTATTTAAAAGGTATGGAGCGCCGTTTCTACGCCGGCATCGCCGATACGAGCGCCGCCAAAAACAGCTTCGTATACAACACCGAGACGAGCAACCACTCTTCCGGCGAGAGGCGGCACCACAGGGGAGGAGGAGGGGAGCGCCCATGA
- a CDS encoding threonine/serine ThrE exporter family protein — protein MSSPLHTIMNRATNSPVNGAIEFIVNAGRVLLESSAEVYRVQDTVQKMGNALGVDKLESYVTPAGVFVSYIDGEGNLRTFFRRVAKRQVNLDRIAAINHLSRQVARRDISLDQAFSELKEIENTPPLYSPLVKLYISAVTAAGIAAIFGGGWTECGLALLMAFLAFLLVDGTKVVAINYLRELLLGAVGTGLVLAARTTVNFDIGPVVVGVLLSAIPGAYMVNSVRDIIAGDLISGTIRGLESSGLTAALFGGAGITLALVGTQYLSEPVEPQSPIIAVSFFVSALFSVYNQAPPRTVVSAGLTGMLSATILYLTVAKGYTLILGMFWGAIAVAVASEVLARIHLVPVTVFIVGGFVPLIPGIWFFRATQFLFTGNYLHALEPLIVGVGGIAAVGAGVAIVTAVMRHWKQNRWNIRLDWRYWKKRVNRGL, from the coding sequence ATGAGCAGTCCCCTACATACTATCATGAACCGCGCCACCAACAGCCCTGTCAACGGCGCTATCGAGTTCATCGTCAACGCCGGCCGCGTGCTCCTCGAATCGAGCGCCGAGGTCTACCGTGTGCAAGATACGGTCCAGAAGATGGGGAACGCCCTCGGTGTCGACAAACTGGAGAGTTATGTCACCCCGGCAGGCGTCTTCGTCAGCTACATCGACGGCGAGGGGAACCTGCGCACCTTCTTCCGGCGCGTAGCGAAGCGGCAAGTCAATCTCGACCGGATCGCGGCCATCAATCATCTTTCCCGCCAGGTGGCCCGCAGGGACATTTCACTGGATCAAGCCTTTTCGGAGCTGAAAGAAATCGAAAACACCCCGCCCCTCTACTCCCCGCTGGTGAAGTTGTACATCAGCGCCGTCACAGCCGCCGGCATCGCCGCTATCTTTGGCGGCGGCTGGACCGAGTGCGGCCTCGCCTTACTGATGGCCTTTCTCGCCTTTTTGCTGGTCGACGGGACGAAAGTTGTCGCCATCAACTATCTGCGGGAATTGCTCCTCGGCGCTGTCGGTACAGGCCTCGTCCTGGCGGCGCGCACGACTGTCAATTTCGACATCGGTCCTGTCGTTGTCGGTGTGCTGCTGTCTGCCATCCCCGGCGCTTATATGGTCAACTCGGTCCGGGACATCATCGCCGGCGACCTGATCTCCGGCACCATCCGGGGCTTGGAATCGAGCGGCCTCACGGCGGCCCTCTTCGGCGGAGCGGGCATCACGCTGGCTCTGGTGGGCACCCAGTACCTGTCCGAACCGGTAGAGCCGCAGTCACCGATCATCGCCGTCAGTTTTTTCGTTTCCGCCCTCTTCAGCGTCTATAATCAGGCGCCCCCGCGGACAGTGGTTTCGGCGGGACTGACGGGGATGCTCAGCGCCACGATTCTCTATCTGACGGTCGCCAAGGGGTACACACTGATCCTCGGCATGTTCTGGGGCGCCATCGCCGTGGCCGTCGCCAGCGAGGTCCTCGCCCGCATCCACCTCGTCCCGGTCACCGTCTTTATCGTCGGCGGCTTTGTGCCGCTGATCCCGGGGATCTGGTTTTTTCGGGCCACCCAGTTTCTCTTCACGGGAAACTACCTCCACGCCCTGGAGCCGCTGATAGTCGGCGTCGGCGGCATCGCCGCCGTTGGGGCCGGTGTGGCCATTGTGACGGCGGTAATGCGGCACTGGAAACAGAACCGCTGGAATATCCGCCTCGACTGGCGGTACTGGAAGAAACGGGTGAACCGGGGTTTATAG
- a CDS encoding energy-coupling factor ABC transporter ATP-binding protein, which produces MNGGKLEVKDLRYSYPDGHPAVKGLSFRVAPGESVAIIGGNGAGKTTLLLLLMGLLWPSHGEILVDDLPVTKKTLPQIRQRMGMVFQDPDDQLFMTTVYDDVAFGPRNNKLDETEVEKRVEAALAAVGISHLKDRAPFKLSGGEKRAAAIASVLSMGPDILVMDEPTSALDPTSRRRFMDLLRRFPHTKIITSHDLDMVYECCDRTIVVQNGQIIADGMTKRVLLDAKLMEASGLELPPAVQGCPVCGRRA; this is translated from the coding sequence ATGAACGGCGGAAAATTGGAAGTAAAAGACCTGCGCTACAGCTATCCCGATGGGCACCCGGCCGTCAAGGGGCTGTCCTTTCGCGTCGCGCCGGGAGAGTCGGTGGCCATCATCGGGGGCAACGGCGCCGGCAAGACGACGCTGCTGTTGTTGCTGATGGGCCTTTTGTGGCCCTCGCACGGGGAGATCCTCGTCGATGACCTTCCGGTGACGAAAAAGACCCTGCCCCAGATCCGGCAGCGGATGGGCATGGTCTTTCAGGATCCCGATGATCAGTTGTTCATGACGACCGTCTATGACGATGTGGCCTTCGGCCCGCGCAACAATAAGCTCGATGAAACAGAGGTGGAAAAACGGGTTGAGGCGGCCCTGGCGGCTGTCGGGATCAGCCATCTTAAGGATCGGGCGCCCTTTAAGCTCTCCGGCGGGGAAAAGCGCGCCGCCGCCATCGCCTCCGTCTTGTCAATGGGTCCCGATATTCTCGTCATGGACGAGCCCACCTCGGCCTTGGACCCGACATCGCGCCGGCGATTTATGGACCTGCTGCGCCGCTTTCCCCATACGAAGATCATCACCAGCCACGATCTGGACATGGTGTACGAATGCTGCGACCGGACGATCGTCGTCCAAAACGGCCAAATCATCGCCGACGGGATGACGAAAAGGGTCCTGCTTGATGCAAAACTGATGGAAGCGAGCGGGTTGGAGCTGCCGCCGGCCGTGCAAGGTTGCCCGGTGTGCGGTCGGCGCGCCTAA
- the cbiQ gene encoding cobalt ECF transporter T component CbiQ — MLNITDSLLSMRQLDDLARQQTSIHRLHPVTKLLTTVIYLAVVTSFDSRAIGGLLPLILFPVVLLTLAELPPAAIFKRVLFVEIFVLTLGIVSPFLNREVVSIGGVALSAGWLTFFSLLLKTALTVTATMILIATTGMDRIAVALRILKVPKLFVLQMMLTYRYISLLLEEVQRTVMAYALRAPEQKGVHRSAWGSLAGQLLLRTMDRARRVYEAMRLRGFTGDYHAGEVGLKLGARDILFAAGWIGFFLTARWVNLSSWLGSLITGVAP; from the coding sequence ATGTTGAATATTACCGATTCGCTCCTTAGCATGAGACAACTGGACGATCTGGCGCGTCAGCAGACGTCCATCCACCGGCTTCACCCGGTCACGAAGTTGCTAACCACAGTTATTTACTTAGCTGTGGTTACTTCTTTTGACAGCCGGGCCATCGGGGGACTGTTGCCGCTAATTCTCTTTCCGGTCGTGCTGCTGACCCTCGCCGAACTGCCGCCTGCGGCCATCTTCAAGCGCGTCCTCTTCGTGGAGATCTTTGTGCTGACGCTCGGCATCGTGAGCCCCTTTTTGAACCGGGAGGTCGTCAGCATCGGCGGCGTGGCTCTCTCGGCGGGATGGCTCACCTTTTTCTCCCTGCTCCTCAAGACCGCCCTCACGGTGACGGCGACGATGATCCTGATCGCCACGACCGGGATGGACCGGATCGCCGTCGCCCTGCGCATCCTCAAAGTTCCGAAGCTCTTCGTGCTCCAGATGATGCTGACCTATCGGTACATTTCCTTGCTGCTGGAAGAGGTGCAGCGCACCGTCATGGCCTATGCGCTGCGCGCGCCGGAGCAAAAGGGCGTCCACCGGTCGGCCTGGGGCTCTCTGGCGGGGCAACTGCTGCTCAGGACCATGGACAGGGCCCGGCGTGTCTATGAGGCCATGCGCCTGCGCGGTTTTACCGGCGATTATCACGCCGGAGAGGTGGGACTGAAGCTGGGCGCAAGGGATATCCTCTTCGCCGCCGGTTGGATCGGATTTTTCTTAACGGCCCGTTGGGTGAACCTTTCATCGTGGCTCGGTTCTTTGATTACGGGGGTGGCTCCATGA